A stretch of the Lolium perenne isolate Kyuss_39 chromosome 3, Kyuss_2.0, whole genome shotgun sequence genome encodes the following:
- the LOC127342137 gene encoding uncharacterized protein isoform X2, producing MLVQAWRRFWYDLVKSAKSRVQIQIEWFKVLQIDQDLVRSDFVELNQELGNEFLNETSWGMFGLYYGDNRERQLLSCDTLIPLLDASNSGEEEEVELDKDFIYIVGILILMELKEYRDK from the exons atgttggtccaagcttggagaag attctggtacgatcttgtaaaatccgccaaatctcgtgtgcagatccaaatcgagtggttcaaagttctgcagatag atcaagatctggtcagatctgactttgtcgaattaaatcaggagcttggaaacgaatttttgaatgaaaccagttgG gggatgtttggtttatactatggtgataaccgagagaggcaattgctaagttgtgatactctcatacctttactag acgcgagcaattccggagaagaagaagaagtggaattggacaaggattttatttatattgttgggattcttatattgatggagttgaaggagtacagggacaaataa
- the LOC127342137 gene encoding uncharacterized protein isoform X1, whose amino-acid sequence MQVHVGPSLEKVELSSDLKFLSKIQIEWFKVLQIDQDLVRSDFVELNQELGNEFLNETSWGMFGLYYGDNRERQLLSCDTLIPLLDASNSGEEEEVELDKDFIYIVGILILMELKEYRDK is encoded by the exons atgcaggtgcatgttggtccaagcttggagaaggttgagctatcctcagatctgaagttcttgagcaaa atccaaatcgagtggttcaaagttctgcagatag atcaagatctggtcagatctgactttgtcgaattaaatcaggagcttggaaacgaatttttgaatgaaaccagttgG gggatgtttggtttatactatggtgataaccgagagaggcaattgctaagttgtgatactctcatacctttactag acgcgagcaattccggagaagaagaagaagtggaattggacaaggattttatttatattgttgggattcttatattgatggagttgaaggagtacagggacaaataa